The sequence below is a genomic window from Candidatus Bathyarchaeota archaeon.
TATTCCTGAGACCAAATGAAGGCCTGAGATATCCTCGGCGGCTGACAAGTGTTTTTCCGCCAACAACTTTGCCAGAAGATCGGTGAGCCGTTCTTTATCACGACGCAGTTCCCTATACTCCGTAATCGTCTGTTCAAGGGTCTTTGCCACACTATCCTTCTGGACACCCAATAAATTGGCAGCTTTTATGAGATTAGATTCCTCCTCTTGCGTGAACTTTAAAGCCGAGAGCCCTGTTGAGAATACGATCCGCTCCACCCCATCCTGGATCCTTTCGGTATGAACTATTTTGATCAATCCAATCTCTCCGGTGCTCTTGCAGTGAGTTCCCCCGCACGCTTCAACCTCCCAGTCCCCAGTCTTCACTACCCTTATCTCCCTTCCAGGCACAACCCCGCCTTGATACAATCTGAAACCGAAGAGCTTTTCCGCTTCTTCTCTAGGAAGCAAAAAGACTTCGATGGGTATATTCTTCATTATAACATCGTTTGCAAGCAGCTCTATTCTATAGATCTCGTCGCTGGTAAGCCGCTTTGGATGTGAAATGTCAAGTCGCCCCTTGTCAGGCTCTTTCTGCGCGCCAGACTGCCAAACATGTTGGCCGAGCACACGCCTCGCCGCGCCCATGACGATATGCGTTGCAGAGTGACTTCTCATCAGACCGCGCCTATACTCCTCGTCGATTATTCCTTCCACATCATCTCCGATTCTAGGCACAGCGCCCTCTAGAAAATGTGCTATGTGTTTCCCGATCTTTTGGACATCTACCACCCTAGCTCTTGAAAGATTAAACTCCAAGTAACCCTTATCTGCTGGTTGTCCCCCGCCCTCGGGATAGAAGGCAGTCCTATCCAACACTACCACATTCTCATGTACGCCGATAACTTTAGCGGAAAACCTTGTTAGATAAGCGTCCTCATAGTAAAGTTTTCTAGTCTCCGGCAGATCGGAGAATATTCTACTCAGCTCTTCTATCTTAACTTCTGTGGAACCCTCTAAAGACCTTGGCGCCTCAACATGCCTTTGAGCTACATAACTATAAAAGTTGTCCGGTATCCTGACCTTTATCCCCTCGGCCTCCGCGTTTTCAAGTACAACCTCGGGTGTAAGTCCATGCGAATCGTATAACTCAACCATTTTCTCTAAGGGTATCTCCTGGAATCCCTTTGCCCGCAGATCTCCAATCGTCTTCTTTATAAGATCTCTTCCCCTCTCAATGGTTCGTGTATACTTCTCTCTTTCAATCTCGATTAACTCGAATATCTCGTCCCGCATCTCTTTCAATTGCGGAAAATCTTTCGACCAGCGTGATATCTGCATGTCTATTATCTCGAGTATCCTATCCTCTATGGAGAGCCTCTTCAAAAGCCTTAGAGTTCTTCTAATCATTAACCTTGCTAGGTAACCCTCCTGCACGTTGGACGGAACTACGCCCTCCGCAAGTAGGAAGGTGAGGCATTTTGTGTGGTCTGCCACAGCGAACACATCGACAACCGGGCTTAGGATAGAAGCGATCTCTTTCTCATCAAAACCTAATCTTTCCGCTATCCTTCTGAAATTCTCGGCTCTGCTGTACGTTCTCGTAACCTGGATTCTCCCGGAAACCTTGGAAATCCTAGCTAAAAGTTTTTCGTCGAACCTCTCTATCCCAGCCATCTGCCTTATCTGATCTATAAGGTCACCGTAAACCGCCTCAAATCCACTCGGGCATCC
It includes:
- the alaS gene encoding alanine--tRNA ligase, which codes for MRFPESEYHLPFFDENGFVRKMCPKCGEYFWTQRSDLELCGESSASGCADYNFIGKPPTKKPYTLEEMREAFLSFFEKRGHTRIKPYPVVARWRDDVYFTNASIINFQPYVTEGIIPPPSNPLVISQPCLRFPDVDSVGLTFGRHLTIFEMGGHHAFNYPDKEVYWKDETVRFHHEFVTKELGVNSEDVTYKEGIWSGGGNAGPDLESIIQGLEVATLVFMKYKVINDEFLELPIRTVDTGYGIERFTWLSRGCPSGFEAVYGDLIDQIRQMAGIERFDEKLLARISKVSGRIQVTRTYSRAENFRRIAERLGFDEKEIASILSPVVDVFAVADHTKCLTFLLAEGVVPSNVQEGYLARLMIRRTLRLLKRLSIEDRILEIIDMQISRWSKDFPQLKEMRDEIFELIEIEREKYTRTIERGRDLIKKTIGDLRAKGFQEIPLEKMVELYDSHGLTPEVVLENAEAEGIKVRIPDNFYSYVAQRHVEAPRSLEGSTEVKIEELSRIFSDLPETRKLYYEDAYLTRFSAKVIGVHENVVVLDRTAFYPEGGGQPADKGYLEFNLSRARVVDVQKIGKHIAHFLEGAVPRIGDDVEGIIDEEYRRGLMRSHSATHIVMGAARRVLGQHVWQSGAQKEPDKGRLDISHPKRLTSDEIYRIELLANDVIMKNIPIEVFLLPREEAEKLFGFRLYQGGVVPGREIRVVKTGDWEVEACGGTHCKSTGEIGLIKIVHTERIQDGVERIVFSTGLSALKFTQEEESNLIKAANLLGVQKDSVAKTLEQTITEYRELRRDKERLTDLLAKLLAEKHLSAAEDISGLHLVSGIFSSEDFDVDLAIRISSEIITLDQRAIVIFLLTDATNARLVAMVGREALKMGVKANEVVKEAAPELGGGGSGRLEFAQGGGKNVEGASKALEKAKMVVRRMILG